A genomic region of Candidatus Poribacteria bacterium contains the following coding sequences:
- a CDS encoding type II toxin-antitoxin system death-on-curing family toxin — protein MENSRQHFRYLTIAEILEVATGHVGDYQLLNENQLRYLVEAVSGKFGDTELYPTLPQKAAVYAHHIITGHIFFDGNKRVGLHCAILFLEFNGCTLSLNINDSIIELGLKIADGTITDIEVIADHIQSWIL, from the coding sequence ATGGAAAACTCTCGGCAACATTTCAGATATTTGACAATTGCGGAAATTCTGGAGGTTGCTACGGGACATGTCGGTGACTATCAATTGTTGAATGAAAATCAACTACGCTATCTGGTTGAGGCAGTGAGTGGAAAATTCGGTGATACCGAACTGTACCCAACTTTGCCCCAAAAAGCCGCTGTATATGCACATCACATTATCACAGGGCATATATTTTTCGATGGAAATAAGCGTGTCGGTTTACATTGTGCAATTCTGTTTTTAGAATTTAATGGTTGCACCCTATCTCTCAACATTAACGATTCCATCATTGAACTCGGTCTTAAAATTGCGGATGGCACCATAACGGATATTGAAGTGATTGCCGACCACATACAATCATGGATTTTGTAA
- a CDS encoding sigma-54 dependent transcriptional regulator encodes MLLSREKLHGNYDDLIGESTVHLKVLKRIDRFAKSNKIVLISGETGTGKELVARALHAESPYAIHPIVIVNCAEIAENLIASELFGHEKGAFTGADNQHIGLFETASGGTLFLDEIGELSIRLQSKLLRVLQENEIRRVGQTKQIPVKVRVLAATNIDLIEAVAAGRFRRDLYERLKPLHIQLPALRERREDIPALATHFLKKETNGCSQKIADINPEVLSLFDAYSWPGNIRELEGVIGRAVLLAEEGEILPHHLPQDVRTPQADPLPLTDATAAANSNDAERFVLCFPCFPMDTTLKEIEKSAILTTLAREEGNKAKTAEVLGISRVTLHIKLRTYSGEA; translated from the coding sequence ATGCTGTTATCAAGAGAGAAGTTGCATGGGAATTACGACGATCTTATCGGTGAAAGTACCGTGCATCTTAAAGTACTGAAACGTATTGACAGGTTCGCAAAATCTAATAAAATAGTGCTTATTTCTGGCGAGACAGGAACCGGTAAAGAACTGGTCGCGCGTGCCTTGCACGCAGAGAGTCCTTATGCAATACACCCGATCGTCATCGTGAACTGCGCGGAGATTGCAGAGAACCTGATAGCAAGTGAACTCTTTGGACATGAGAAGGGCGCATTTACCGGTGCAGATAATCAACACATTGGACTGTTTGAAACCGCATCGGGAGGGACACTCTTCCTCGACGAAATCGGGGAACTTTCGATACGCCTACAATCGAAATTGTTGCGGGTCCTTCAGGAAAACGAGATTCGCCGTGTGGGACAGACAAAACAGATTCCGGTGAAAGTGCGCGTCCTTGCAGCTACAAATATCGACCTTATAGAAGCGGTTGCAGCAGGTAGGTTTCGCCGAGATCTCTATGAGCGATTGAAACCGCTTCATATCCAGTTACCGGCGTTACGGGAGCGGCGGGAAGACATTCCCGCGTTGGCAACACATTTTTTGAAAAAGGAAACCAACGGTTGCAGTCAAAAGATAGCCGACATAAATCCAGAAGTCCTCTCGTTATTTGATGCCTACAGCTGGCCTGGGAATATCCGGGAGTTAGAAGGTGTCATCGGTCGTGCCGTCCTCTTAGCGGAAGAGGGTGAAATCTTACCGCACCACTTACCACAAGATGTGCGGACACCTCAAGCCGACCCATTACCGTTGACCGATGCAACAGCCGCAGCAAATTCTAACGACGCAGAACGTTTCGTGCTGTGCTTTCCCTGCTTTCCCATGGATACAACCTTGAAAGAGATAGAGAAGTCAGCGATCTTGACGACTTTGGCGCGAGAGGAGGGGAATAAGGCAAAAACGGCGGAGGTTTTAGGAATTAGCCGGGTCACCTTGCACATCAAGTTACGCACCTATAGTGGTGAGGCATAG
- a CDS encoding ATP-binding cassette domain-containing protein — MIEVRELTKSYGPTVAVNKVSFEAHAGEVLGFLGPNGAGKTTTMRILTCYLAADAGSATVAGYDIFEASIEVRKQIGYLPESAPLYTDMGVLEYLNFMTQVRQLPKSQRKERIRSVIDTCGLEDVIQKDISELSKGYRQRLGLAQSLIHDPPILILDEPTSGLDPSQIIEIRNLIRDIGQEKLVIFSTHILSEVSATCSRVLIINNGEIVANGTPDELASQAKGEEIVHIAIRGTQEAVEAKLNELDFVSQWTHVETADGIVGYQINAAQDSNAAEALFHVVVKNGWSLTELRQESADLEDVFLNLTDKEQTHVQNQRSAERADDSNDAS; from the coding sequence ATGATTGAAGTCAGAGAACTCACAAAATCCTATGGACCTACGGTTGCTGTCAACAAAGTCTCGTTCGAGGCACACGCCGGTGAAGTATTAGGTTTTCTCGGTCCCAACGGTGCCGGAAAGACGACTACAATGCGTATCCTCACCTGCTATCTCGCCGCCGACGCGGGCAGTGCTACTGTCGCAGGATACGATATATTTGAGGCATCCATTGAAGTCCGGAAACAGATTGGTTACCTCCCCGAAAGCGCACCGCTTTACACCGATATGGGGGTCCTTGAATATCTGAATTTCATGACCCAGGTGCGGCAGCTCCCTAAAAGCCAGCGGAAAGAGCGAATCCGTTCAGTTATTGATACCTGTGGACTTGAGGATGTCATCCAGAAAGACATCAGTGAACTCTCCAAAGGTTACCGCCAACGTTTAGGACTGGCACAAAGCCTCATTCACGATCCTCCCATCCTAATTTTAGATGAACCGACCTCCGGGTTAGATCCGAGCCAGATCATTGAGATTCGGAATCTGATTAGAGACATCGGGCAGGAGAAATTGGTGATCTTCAGCACACACATTTTGTCCGAAGTCTCTGCGACTTGTAGTCGCGTCCTGATCATTAACAATGGCGAGATTGTCGCGAACGGCACACCGGACGAACTCGCCAGTCAGGCAAAGGGCGAGGAAATTGTTCATATCGCCATCCGGGGCACCCAAGAAGCCGTTGAAGCCAAGCTGAATGAATTAGACTTTGTTTCGCAGTGGACACATGTCGAAACGGCGGACGGCATTGTGGGTTACCAGATCAACGCTGCACAAGATAGTAATGCCGCCGAGGCTCTCTTTCATGTGGTTGTGAAAAACGGGTGGAGTCTGACAGAACTCCGCCAAGAATCCGCAGATTTAGAAGATGTTTTCCTTAATTTGACAGATAAAGAACAGACACACGTCCAAAACCAACGATCCGCAGAACGGGCGGACGATAGTAATGACGCATCGTAA
- a CDS encoding 1-acyl-sn-glycerol-3-phosphate acyltransferase — MLDFKPAKPNTTAIQVVKALMPLINRLYLKGLTLDIDTESIARLKTTDGHPTVLAPNHAAHADPAVMFLLSKRLSQQYYYMTARETFDQGKFGGLCSLLLQWCGAYSIVRGTADRNAFRTTREILTKGDAPIVIFGEGEISRQNDTIMRFERGVTQLCFWALDDMQKAGISKPLYVVPIGIKYHYPQNMWDVIDAALTRLERAILPPVGRTSTERYERLRHIGVAVLRTLAAEYQYKVDETVPLDVHIQKLKEQILSHAEQIMGIHTEADVLTRVRALKNLVDAEVYKDIEQMTEYEQKIHEELLQKFQQFYPDLERLINFIAISDGYVAKEPSPERFLEVIIRLEREVFGTAKMRGPRVASLRVGEPQNLRECYDTYKTQKREMVEQITLDLETAVRTLVTDVS; from the coding sequence ATGTTAGACTTTAAACCTGCTAAACCGAATACGACCGCGATTCAGGTTGTCAAAGCCCTCATGCCGCTCATCAATCGTTTGTATTTGAAGGGGTTAACATTAGATATTGACACCGAGTCCATTGCCCGTTTGAAAACGACGGATGGACATCCGACCGTGCTGGCTCCGAACCACGCGGCGCACGCGGATCCAGCCGTTATGTTTCTCTTGTCCAAACGCCTCTCTCAGCAGTACTATTACATGACCGCCCGAGAGACATTCGACCAAGGGAAATTCGGCGGCTTATGCAGTCTTTTGTTGCAGTGGTGCGGCGCGTATTCAATTGTACGTGGCACCGCGGACCGAAACGCCTTCCGCACAACACGTGAAATTTTAACGAAAGGTGATGCACCTATTGTTATCTTCGGAGAGGGAGAAATTTCACGGCAGAACGATACCATCATGCGCTTTGAGAGAGGCGTTACCCAACTCTGCTTCTGGGCTTTGGATGATATGCAAAAAGCGGGCATCAGCAAACCTCTCTATGTCGTTCCCATCGGGATCAAATATCATTACCCACAAAACATGTGGGACGTTATTGATGCCGCCCTCACGCGGTTAGAACGTGCTATTCTCCCGCCTGTTGGAAGAACGTCAACAGAACGTTACGAACGATTGAGACACATCGGTGTCGCAGTTCTTCGGACACTTGCTGCGGAATATCAATATAAGGTGGACGAAACCGTGCCACTTGATGTGCATATCCAAAAGCTGAAAGAACAGATATTGTCCCATGCGGAACAAATTATGGGCATCCATACTGAAGCGGATGTGCTTACACGCGTACGTGCGTTGAAAAATCTGGTTGATGCCGAAGTCTATAAAGACATTGAGCAGATGACCGAGTACGAACAGAAGATACATGAAGAACTGCTCCAGAAATTCCAACAATTCTATCCGGATCTGGAGCGGTTAATTAACTTTATAGCAATTTCGGACGGGTATGTCGCCAAGGAACCTTCACCGGAACGGTTTCTTGAGGTAATTATCCGTCTGGAAAGAGAAGTGTTTGGTACAGCAAAAATGCGGGGACCGCGGGTCGCATCACTCCGTGTCGGTGAACCCCAAAATCTCCGGGAATGCTATGATACCTACAAAACACAGAAAAGAGAAATGGTAGAGCAGATAACCCTTGACCTCGAAACGGCGGTTCGGACGCTGGTGACGGACGTATCATAG
- a CDS encoding NAD(P)-dependent oxidoreductase, translating into MKIEPTTTKLGWIGTGVMGRWMCQHLMDLGYGMTVYNRTKAKADPLLEAGAAWADTSSDVAAASDIVFTIVGFPPDVREVYLGDNGILKGAKPGSIIVDMTTTEPSLAQEIHAAAQAQNVSSVDAPVSGGDVGAKEARLSIMVGGDEDAVQAVMPLFEAMGKNIVHQGGAGAGQHTKMCNQITISGTMIGVCEGLIYGHKAGLDLETMLSSISGGAAACWSLDNLAPRVLQRNFDPGFFVEHFIKDMSIALDEARKMNLSLPGLALVHQLYTAVQAQGHSRLGTQALMLALEQMSGVEMD; encoded by the coding sequence ATGAAAATTGAACCTACAACGACGAAACTCGGTTGGATCGGTACCGGCGTGATGGGACGCTGGATGTGCCAACATCTAATGGACTTGGGCTATGGAATGACGGTTTATAACCGGACAAAAGCGAAGGCGGACCCACTCTTGGAGGCAGGCGCAGCATGGGCAGACACATCCAGTGATGTCGCAGCGGCTTCTGATATTGTTTTTACGATTGTCGGATTCCCACCCGATGTCCGTGAAGTCTACCTCGGTGATAACGGTATCTTAAAAGGCGCGAAACCCGGAAGCATCATCGTTGATATGACGACAACGGAACCCTCACTCGCACAAGAGATTCACGCCGCAGCACAAGCACAAAATGTCTCATCGGTAGATGCCCCTGTTTCAGGTGGCGATGTCGGTGCGAAAGAGGCACGCCTCTCTATCATGGTCGGTGGCGACGAGGACGCAGTTCAAGCCGTGATGCCGCTCTTTGAAGCGATGGGAAAGAATATCGTCCACCAAGGCGGCGCGGGTGCGGGACAACACACGAAAATGTGCAATCAGATCACGATTTCCGGCACAATGATCGGGGTCTGTGAAGGACTCATCTATGGACACAAAGCCGGCCTGGATTTGGAAACGATGCTGTCGTCAATTAGTGGCGGCGCAGCGGCTTGCTGGTCCTTGGATAACCTCGCGCCACGCGTCCTGCAACGGAACTTCGATCCCGGTTTCTTCGTAGAGCACTTCATCAAAGATATGAGTATCGCTTTGGACGAGGCGCGTAAGATGAATCTCAGCTTACCGGGCCTCGCATTAGTGCACCAACTTTACACGGCAGTGCAAGCACAAGGACACAGTAGGTTAGGCACACAGGCACTGATGTTGGCGTTGGAACAAATGTCTGGCGTGGAAATGGACTAA
- a CDS encoding ABC transporter permease, translated as MTNITAIFKKEFRSYFNSPIAYIFITFFLGLSSWLFFRGFFFGNQAEMRGFFGLMPWIFLFFIPAVTMKLWAEEKKIGTIEILMTLPIRDYEVVVGKFLASFVLLTVTVLLSLVIPFSVMYFGDPDGGTIFAGYIGLLLMGAAYLAIGLFTSTLTENQIIAFILGIFTCFVLLIIGEDIVLFNTPDWLFPIFSYLGLGAHYSSILRGVLDSRDIIYYLSLIGFFLYLSTLAVESRKWR; from the coding sequence ATGACGAATATTACAGCAATTTTTAAAAAGGAATTCAGAAGTTATTTCAATTCACCTATCGCGTATATCTTCATCACATTTTTCCTCGGTCTCTCTTCATGGCTTTTCTTCCGTGGCTTTTTCTTCGGTAACCAAGCAGAAATGCGCGGCTTTTTTGGGTTAATGCCGTGGATTTTTCTATTTTTCATTCCTGCTGTTACCATGAAACTTTGGGCTGAAGAGAAAAAGATCGGTACAATAGAAATCTTGATGACGCTGCCAATTCGAGATTATGAGGTCGTTGTCGGGAAATTCTTGGCGAGTTTTGTGCTGCTTACCGTAACCGTCCTCCTCTCACTTGTTATCCCTTTTTCAGTCATGTACTTCGGGGACCCAGATGGCGGTACTATTTTTGCCGGATATATCGGACTCCTGCTAATGGGTGCGGCATATCTTGCGATAGGACTCTTCACCTCAACACTGACTGAGAATCAAATTATTGCCTTTATTTTGGGAATTTTCACCTGTTTTGTGTTGCTCATCATTGGTGAAGATATTGTGCTTTTCAATACCCCGGACTGGCTGTTCCCGATTTTCAGCTATCTTGGTCTCGGTGCACATTACAGTAGCATTCTACGGGGTGTGCTTGATTCTCGCGACATTATCTACTATCTGTCGCTGATCGGCTTTTTTCTTTATCTCAGCACATTGGCAGTTGAAAGCCGCAAATGGCGTTAG
- the dnaN gene encoding DNA polymerase III subunit beta — MELTFQKDDLLYALQVLQGVAGGRNALPILSNVLIRAEDGTIECMATDLEVGIKMKVDGEVKEGGAITVSAKKLGDIVKELPVDKPIDLVTTANDRVEITCGDGVYKIIGMPDEEFPQLPSVEGEALSIGGETLIDVIQKTEFAASTEEVRYFLNGLYFNLLQDRTEVVATDGKRLALTHCESLNASGEANGFIVPLKAVREIAKTFADAGEVEVSVFENQILFTDGNATLTTRLVEGEYPKYEKIIPESTEGRTVVSRDQILSATRRVALLSNPKNYSICLEIDTEQVRVYARTPELGEAHETVPVESGSGNVRIGFDARLLIEALAHIQTESLAIEFTGELNPVLIKPVSEDEYISLIMPMRLEAPAA; from the coding sequence ATGGAATTAACTTTTCAAAAAGATGACCTGTTATACGCCTTACAGGTCCTGCAAGGGGTAGCCGGTGGGCGGAATGCCTTACCTATCCTCTCGAACGTTCTTATCCGAGCGGAGGATGGCACGATTGAGTGTATGGCGACAGATTTGGAAGTCGGCATCAAAATGAAGGTCGATGGAGAAGTCAAAGAAGGCGGGGCAATTACTGTTTCCGCCAAGAAATTGGGCGATATTGTCAAAGAATTGCCCGTGGATAAACCGATCGACTTGGTAACGACAGCAAACGACCGCGTTGAAATTACGTGCGGCGATGGTGTTTACAAGATTATCGGAATGCCGGATGAAGAGTTCCCGCAGCTGCCTTCTGTTGAAGGCGAAGCCTTGTCGATCGGCGGAGAAACGTTGATTGATGTCATCCAGAAAACGGAATTTGCTGCATCTACGGAGGAGGTCCGCTATTTTCTAAACGGGCTCTACTTTAATCTCCTTCAGGACAGGACCGAAGTCGTTGCGACTGATGGGAAACGTCTCGCGCTCACACACTGCGAGTCGCTTAACGCATCCGGCGAAGCCAATGGATTCATTGTCCCACTCAAGGCGGTTCGAGAGATCGCGAAGACCTTTGCTGATGCTGGCGAGGTGGAAGTCTCCGTTTTTGAAAACCAAATCCTCTTTACCGATGGCAATGCGACTTTGACAACCCGGCTCGTGGAGGGAGAGTATCCGAAATATGAGAAGATTATTCCCGAATCCACTGAGGGGCGAACGGTCGTTTCAAGAGACCAGATCTTGAGCGCAACACGGCGTGTGGCACTGCTGTCAAATCCAAAGAACTATTCGATCTGTTTAGAGATTGATACCGAACAGGTTCGGGTTTACGCAAGAACTCCCGAATTGGGAGAGGCACACGAGACAGTGCCAGTAGAGTCTGGCTCCGGAAATGTGAGGATCGGTTTTGATGCGCGTTTGTTGATAGAGGCGTTGGCACACATTCAAACCGAGTCTTTGGCGATTGAATTTACAGGCGAGTTGAATCCTGTTCTTATTAAGCCGGTCAGCGAGGATGAGTATATTTCCCTCATCATGCCGATGCGTCTGGAAGCCCCTGCAGCATAA
- a CDS encoding sugar phosphate isomerase/epimerase, translating to MAKKLSIGSWAYAFGPYEDNPVPFDDVVKRLSELEFDGVEIGAFKPHIDINDYPMKSDRDAVKGLISYYGLEVSGLAADFWSHPGPATDEAQEDDKYFKLFKENLQLALDLGSPAIRVDTVDDPEEGIPGVEWEKAWDRIVSVWKRCAQVAEDHGVLMLWEFEPGFMFNKPSDIINMPKAVDHPNFKVMFDTCHAQMCAVVGSRQRGEKETLGDNGVIDLARQLKGQIGHFHLIDSDNTLHGDETSTHAPFGDGVLDFDAIIPVIMDETGYDGDWFSIDLCFWPNAWDVTEDAKKFLTPYLERY from the coding sequence ATGGCAAAAAAATTGTCTATTGGAAGTTGGGCTTACGCATTTGGTCCTTATGAAGATAACCCTGTTCCGTTCGATGATGTCGTCAAACGTCTCAGCGAACTGGAATTTGACGGCGTTGAAATCGGGGCGTTCAAACCACACATTGACATCAACGACTATCCGATGAAAAGCGATCGGGATGCCGTTAAAGGTTTAATCTCCTATTACGGCTTGGAAGTCTCTGGCTTAGCCGCCGACTTCTGGTCGCACCCGGGTCCCGCCACAGACGAAGCGCAAGAGGACGATAAATATTTCAAACTGTTCAAAGAGAATCTTCAACTCGCCTTGGACCTCGGGTCGCCTGCTATCCGGGTTGATACAGTGGATGACCCCGAGGAAGGAATTCCAGGCGTTGAATGGGAGAAAGCATGGGATCGGATCGTCTCTGTTTGGAAACGCTGTGCCCAAGTCGCTGAAGACCACGGTGTGCTGATGCTCTGGGAATTTGAACCCGGATTCATGTTCAACAAACCGAGCGATATTATTAATATGCCAAAGGCTGTTGATCATCCAAACTTCAAAGTGATGTTCGATACATGCCACGCGCAGATGTGTGCTGTTGTCGGTTCTCGGCAGCGCGGAGAAAAGGAAACGCTTGGCGATAATGGCGTTATTGATCTCGCACGGCAACTCAAGGGGCAAATCGGGCACTTCCACCTCATCGATTCCGACAATACGCTCCATGGCGATGAAACAAGCACACATGCCCCCTTCGGAGACGGCGTGCTGGATTTCGACGCAATTATCCCTGTCATCATGGACGAAACCGGGTACGATGGTGATTGGTTCTCTATCGATCTCTGTTTCTGGCCCAATGCGTGGGATGTCACAGAAGATGCGAAGAAATTCCTAACGCCTTATCTTGAACGGTATTAG
- a CDS encoding lysylphosphatidylglycerol synthase transmembrane domain-containing protein gives MQEFLSRSLNRENVVRGTLLFVVCTFAGLFVSFLWSGGQDIKRVFHEMQTEMLLGACLCMFVDWLFGALRFHIFIRKLTPTIRFRDSIRANLATLCVSAITPFQTGGVGHLYIYVRTGVPLSGAITSGLICFFSTLITLILGAGTILWLDPPFLPEGATWVSLFSFLTFGVVFLLFILLLFKPEIVFRFFHWLCNAAQRRFTRIAPFLERVTLKVEQLTTEHKTFATMFLRDHKWTCVLSIPLTCGFIGARIVGSYIVAQALNGDTTLWELCVTGLVLNFVVLFAPSPGASGVAEVVTVGLMENLISKELIPLFVLLTRFFSIYCAVLVGGIIIGAQVARDFRNKKDIVKDTMP, from the coding sequence ATGCAGGAATTCTTGAGCCGCTCCCTGAACCGAGAAAACGTGGTTCGCGGGACGCTTCTTTTTGTGGTGTGTACATTCGCTGGGTTATTCGTCAGTTTTTTGTGGAGCGGTGGTCAAGATATAAAGCGAGTTTTTCACGAGATGCAGACTGAGATGCTTCTCGGTGCTTGCCTGTGTATGTTTGTAGATTGGCTGTTCGGAGCACTGCGTTTCCACATTTTCATCCGGAAATTGACACCAACGATCCGCTTCCGTGACAGCATCCGTGCGAATTTAGCGACCCTCTGCGTCTCTGCTATTACGCCTTTCCAGACGGGTGGGGTCGGGCACCTCTACATCTATGTGCGGACAGGTGTCCCGCTGTCAGGTGCGATTACATCAGGTCTCATCTGCTTTTTCTCAACACTCATCACCCTCATCCTGGGTGCGGGTACGATCCTCTGGTTAGATCCACCTTTTCTACCAGAAGGGGCTACATGGGTAAGTCTATTTAGTTTTTTGACATTCGGCGTGGTATTCCTACTATTTATCTTGCTGCTTTTCAAGCCAGAAATCGTCTTCCGTTTTTTTCATTGGCTTTGTAACGCTGCGCAACGAAGGTTCACACGCATCGCACCTTTTTTAGAACGCGTCACATTAAAAGTGGAACAACTAACGACTGAACACAAAACGTTCGCGACCATGTTCCTCCGCGATCACAAATGGACGTGCGTGTTGAGTATACCTTTAACCTGCGGTTTCATCGGTGCACGCATCGTCGGTAGCTACATCGTCGCCCAAGCACTTAATGGAGACACAACGCTCTGGGAACTCTGTGTTACTGGCTTGGTGCTGAACTTTGTCGTGCTGTTCGCACCGAGTCCCGGTGCAAGTGGTGTCGCAGAGGTTGTAACGGTCGGTCTGATGGAAAATCTGATCTCCAAAGAATTGATACCACTCTTTGTATTGCTGACACGATTCTTCAGTATCTATTGCGCCGTCCTTGTGGGCGGTATTATCATCGGGGCGCAAGTCGCAAGAGATTTTAGAAATAAAAAGGATATAGTGAAAGACACTATGCCGTGA
- a CDS encoding tetratricopeptide repeat protein, with translation MMPELNQECAETYYNRGLAHSKKGELEPAIKNYTKAIELKPDYADAFYNRSKTWLRLGETEKAKSDMAAASSIGINSTTASKEILRNYDRAWKTLGNISDI, from the coding sequence ATGATGCCAGAACTGAATCAAGAATGTGCCGAGACGTATTACAATCGTGGATTGGCTCACAGCAAAAAAGGTGAGTTGGAACCTGCTATTAAAAACTACACCAAAGCGATAGAACTTAAACCCGATTATGCCGATGCCTTTTACAACCGCAGCAAGACTTGGTTACGCCTCGGAGAAACGGAAAAAGCGAAATCTGACATGGCAGCTGCCAGCAGTATTGGGATAAACAGTACCACAGCCTCAAAGGAAATACTACGAAATTACGATCGCGCATGGAAAACTCTCGGCAACATTTCAGATATTTGA
- the nadC gene encoding carboxylating nicotinate-nucleotide diphosphorylase, producing MLNLRSLDPLIELAFGEDIGIGDITTDATVPPTQMGVGTLLAKSEGIVAGLPVAERVFEKLDSTLTFRTLVKDGDAVVAGTSIAEVQGSAKTILIGERTALNFLQRLSGIATLTAQFVEAVAGYDTKIVDTRKTAAGWRAVQKYAVRVGGAQNHRFGLYDGVLIKDNHIVAAGGIGNAVQRAREIVPHTAKIEVEVETVEQVDEALEAGADILLLDNMPPGIMQRIVEEVSHRAVTEASGGITLDSVKAVAATGVDFISVGALTHSAMPMDISLNLTLVAK from the coding sequence ATGCTGAATTTGCGTTCATTAGATCCTTTAATTGAACTCGCCTTTGGGGAAGACATCGGTATCGGTGATATAACGACAGATGCGACAGTACCGCCTACACAAATGGGGGTAGGAACACTTCTTGCGAAGAGTGAAGGTATTGTCGCAGGATTACCGGTCGCCGAGCGAGTATTCGAGAAGTTGGATTCGACGTTGACATTTCGCACGCTTGTCAAAGATGGCGATGCAGTCGTCGCAGGCACTTCAATCGCCGAGGTCCAAGGCAGTGCTAAAACTATTCTAATTGGTGAACGGACGGCACTCAACTTTCTGCAGCGACTCTCTGGGATCGCCACACTCACCGCACAATTTGTGGAAGCAGTTGCTGGTTATGATACCAAAATTGTGGACACTCGGAAAACTGCAGCGGGGTGGCGGGCAGTTCAGAAATACGCCGTGCGCGTCGGCGGTGCGCAAAACCATCGCTTTGGACTCTACGACGGTGTCCTGATTAAGGACAATCACATCGTCGCCGCAGGCGGTATCGGTAACGCTGTACAACGCGCACGAGAAATCGTTCCACACACAGCCAAGATTGAGGTTGAAGTCGAAACCGTCGAACAGGTAGACGAAGCACTCGAAGCAGGCGCGGACATCTTACTCCTTGACAATATGCCTCCGGGTATCATGCAGCGCATTGTCGAAGAGGTGAGCCATCGTGCCGTAACGGAAGCCTCCGGTGGAATCACACTTGACAGCGTAAAAGCCGTGGCGGCGACGGGTGTAGACTTCATCTCCGTCGGCGCGTTGACGCACTCGGCAATGCCGATGGATATCAGCCTAAACCTGACGCTCGTTGCCAAGTAG
- a CDS encoding AIR synthase family protein has product MQKKLISVQLPVGKLKHDFLKELLPTSNNSTGVVVGPQLGEDAAVIALGDNYLVATSDPITFATEDIGWYVVCVNSNDIAAMGAVPKWLLVTLLLPEDATTPAMVRDIMTQITRACTAFDIALCGGHTEVTPAVKQPVVIGQMMGVTDKNALFTSAGACVGDALILTKGIGIEATAIIARECEAQLREKYDAVFLAQAKNYLVDPGISVLKDAQIAIATGGVHAMHDVTEGGVSTAVYELATAAELGVVVYSDKLLGSPVLYGDITRTLCDMFGLNPLGVISSGAMLIASAPEKSDAICQALSKSGIRADIIGKFLPSAHGLWLEDTTRTRQPLPVFEADEIAKLFSSSP; this is encoded by the coding sequence TTGCAAAAGAAACTCATAAGTGTACAGCTGCCCGTTGGGAAACTGAAACACGATTTTTTAAAGGAACTCTTGCCCACGTCCAATAACAGCACGGGTGTGGTTGTCGGTCCACAACTTGGTGAAGATGCAGCGGTCATTGCGTTAGGGGATAACTATCTCGTTGCAACCAGCGATCCGATTACCTTTGCGACTGAAGATATTGGGTGGTATGTGGTATGCGTCAATAGCAATGATATTGCAGCGATGGGTGCCGTGCCGAAATGGTTGCTCGTAACCCTGTTGTTACCCGAAGATGCGACGACACCTGCGATGGTTCGCGACATCATGACACAAATCACACGAGCATGTACAGCGTTTGACATCGCACTGTGTGGTGGACATACCGAAGTTACACCCGCCGTAAAACAACCCGTCGTCATAGGTCAAATGATGGGGGTTACCGATAAAAATGCCTTGTTCACTTCAGCCGGTGCTTGTGTCGGAGATGCCTTAATTCTCACGAAAGGCATCGGTATTGAAGCAACCGCAATCATCGCCCGCGAGTGTGAAGCGCAGTTGCGGGAAAAGTACGATGCCGTATTCTTAGCGCAGGCGAAGAACTATCTCGTGGATCCAGGGATTTCTGTGCTAAAGGATGCGCAAATTGCAATTGCCACGGGCGGCGTACACGCGATGCACGATGTCACAGAGGGCGGTGTCTCAACTGCTGTATATGAGTTGGCAACCGCAGCCGAGTTAGGTGTAGTTGTTTATTCAGATAAACTTTTAGGATCGCCAGTATTGTATGGCGACATAACACGGACATTGTGTGATATGTTCGGGCTTAATCCGCTCGGTGTCATTTCATCGGGTGCTATGTTGATTGCATCGGCACCTGAAAAAAGCGACGCAATTTGTCAGGCTCTTAGCAAATCAGGTATCCGCGCGGACATCATCGGAAAATTTTTGCCATCTGCACACGGGTTATGGTTGGAAGATACCACCCGTACACGACAACCGCTACCCGTTTTTGAAGCAGACGAAATCGCTAAACTTTTTAGCAGCAGTCCCTAA